CACGTGGCCATTAACTCCTTCAACGCCACGTGTCACCCAATCTCCTTCAAACTGCTGGTCACCGCTACCACTCTGTGTGAGTATTGCCTGGGGGGCATCGTTCAGTTATACTCTGTCAGTTTTTACCGTCAGTTGATACTGGAATGGCTGGCCCACAGTTCCTTCCACTAAGTTCTCAGTGCTGtcggttttcacacacacacacacacacacacacacacacacacaaacacatacacacacacacacacacacacacacacacacacacacacacacacacacacacacacacacaccgacacacacacacacacacaaacacacacacatacacatacacatacacacacacacacacacacacacacacacacacacacgcacgcacgcacgcacgcacgcacgcgacaaagaaagaaacaaaacaaaccaccccaACTTTTTGGGAAGAACACCACCGAACCGTAAAACGCGTCTCTCTCGgagtcacagtgtgtgtcgtGAGAGGAAAGTTCACGGTCCATTGGCGAGTCGCGTGAGAAAAGGGACGGTACTCGAGTCACATGCAGCCTCAAGAGGTGGTTCGCTCCCTTAGAAATTCCAATGGGCCCCCCAAGGaaaagaatggtgaagacgcccatctgctgatacagtgtccgtgagggtctaggttcgaatcccgctctcgccctttccagtcccaagtatgactggaaaatcaaactgagcgtctgctgAGTcattcgttcggatgagacgataaacccatcgaggtcccgtgtgcagcacgcacttggcgcactgaaaaagaacccatggcaacgagaaagttgttaaaattctgtggaagaaatccactcagataggtacacacaaatagatatgtatgcactcaaggcctcagactaactgagcgcgttgggttatgctacaggtcaggcatctgcaggtcagatgtggtgtagcgtatatgggtttttccgaacacagtgacgcccccacccaccaccaccacccctctccttgcGCTGTATCAGTCACTAACCAGAGTGAAACTCCATTGTCTCACTGACGAGAGTGGCGGATGCCAATCTACACTGACAGGCCGAGAAACTGCACTTCAGCCAAGCACGAGGGACAAAGTCCACAGTCACTGGGTTTGCCCCACGTCGATGTACAAGCTGAGAACAAACACTGACTTTCATTTATCGCAGCTGACATGCATAGATAATTGACTCACGCTCACGTGGTTTGGTATTTTGGTTGTTACATGTGTTGTTGCAATCGCCATGCCTTGCCTGATTACATGGCCTGGGCGTATGTCAGCCGAACGTTTAGCAAGAACTGACATGATGTTGAAATCGCCTCGAGTCTGTGGCTCAGTGTTGTGACAACTCATATCAAtggtgtctgccagtctgtctgttgtTTGAGACTgactgattgttttgttttttgttgttgttgttgttgttggttttttcaagTTAACGGCGCTGCGAACGGAAATGACTTTGCAAGTTCGCGCTTTGAGTGTTAGTGCCAGTgtcagtgcacgcgcgcgcacaagcacacgtccgggcacgcacgcacgcacgcacgcacgtgccgcggcgcgcgcgcacacacaaactgacacacacacacacacacacacattggcactaacacacacacactgacacacatgacacacacacacacacacatacacacacacacacgcgcgcgcgcgcgcactggcactgacactggcactgacacacacatacacacacacatacactcacacacgcacacacacacacacacacacacacacacacacacacacacacacacaccgtgacacacacacgcacacacaactgactgacacacgcagacacacacgcagacacacacacagacacagagatagacgcagacacacacacacacacacacacacacacacacacacacacacacactactgactgacacacgcagacacacacaaagacacatacacacacccacacaaacaaacacacacacacacacacacacacacacacacacacacacacacacacacacatactgacacacaccaaTCAATGCTCGGTGGTCTGTCACAGGCGGATCGagattttgttttcaaatatCATTAAACACACTTCAGATCTGACTGACGAGCGTGTTGACCCGCATTATGCGTAAGTCAGGAATCTGCGGCTTTTCCCGGCCTACCTcagtccccccctttttttcctaagcagatgtgatgtagcgtatatggatcagtctgcacgcatGAACACTTCCTTGAAAGTGTAACTGAAATAACTTGTGTCAGAcgctttctgttttctctgtctcgccATTCTAGGCACTGAACCAACATTCTTCGGTTTGTTAAAagtactgtgtgtttgtgtgaagttcTGTGACATGATGTATGtgctattgctattgttgttgctgttgttgttgttatcatcatcatcatcattatcatcatatttatTGCTGACAGTCGGGCAAGCAGGAGACTTTCAATGTGACAACTACTGGAAGGTCAATGGCGCCTTGCGGTGTGACGGATACAACAACTGCGGTGATTGGTCGGACGAGGACAGCTTTCTGTGTGGCCACGTGTCCGGCGCTTTCATTGGCTTGATCGTTggctcctccctcctcaccctcactctcctcgtcgtcgtcatggtTACCGTCTGCCGTCGCCGCCGTTCGCGACGTCTGCAGAAAGATGTCAGTTCGTATGGTTtgagggtcgtgtgtgtgtgtgtgtgtgtgtgtgtgtgtgtgtgacggtgagtagtagtagtagtagtcgtcctTGGTTCTATTCTGTATAATATTTAgaacgtgtatgtgcatgcatgatcAGCTATAGGTGTATGTCATCAGTATAGTgacatatgtgtgcgcgtgtgtttgtacgtgcatgtgtgagtgtgaaaggtGTGTCTGTAGTTGTTCGTCTCGAACTGGACGCCTGTAAGTGTATGTGTATAACTGCACGTCCACAACTATCCGTTTACATATGCACTTCTGTAACTACTGGTGTAAGACTGTATGTCTATATATGTTCGTCTAAAACTGTAGGTCTACAACTGTACTAATGCCCATAACTGTCGGTTTACAACTGTATGCCTATAACTGTAGGCCTATAACTATGCGCCTGTAAGTGCTCGTCTACAACTGTCTGTCCATAACTTTACATCTATGGCTGTGTAATTCACAGCTATAACTGCtggtctttattattattattttttgttttgtttgttttgtttttttgttttttgtatatatgtattttgaAAACTTGTATCTTGCAAGGAATGAAAATATGCTTGTTTCAGCTTAAGTTGTCCGCATCAATTACGAAATTGCTCTTATTTATTAAGAGTCTTCAAGCATGGTTTTTACTCACAGAATGTACAGTTATTTTAGAAGatatgtttcatttatttatttattcttattttttttaataaacatttttattcgagtttaacatttaatgaatgcatacattcagaaaggcagacatacaaaaaatgatatttgtaattatcaataatattatttgttattatgcattatttcagcaataaagcaggaaaacaacaacacaacatttaaaaaaaaaaaaaaaaaagacgtcaaaatatgcactgcataaaaagtaaataaatgaaatgaaaataacttttaaaaaaaaagaacaaacgttacattcgtggttgtctttcctccgCCTCGTTGCCTTTCATCATTTTTTATTCTGCTGGTCATTTCATTCAGCACCTGATGAGCTCGGCAGCAGTCTACAGGCACGCCGGATCAGCTACACTGGCCTATGGTTCCATCCAGAACAACCACAACGACAGTGACAACCACTGAGTCACAAAACGGGATTTGATTTTGATGTGTtataggggtggtgatggtggtggtagtggtagtgtgtgtgtgtgcgtatgcgtgtgtgcttgagcacgtgtgtgtgtgtgtgtgtgtgtgtgtggatgtaatggaggctgtgtgtgtgtgtgtgtgtgtgtgtgtgtgtgtgtgtgtgtggtggaaattGACAAGAACTGGGCGTGTCTGATAAATATGACGAAGCAAGCTTTCCATtgtttgaatgttgttgttgtttttttaacatgtacATGAAGTATTGTGATCATATCCAGCTGTCATTTCAgcatttatatatttttgaaaGTGTATAGATATTCAATTATGTGTGAATGACTATTCAATTTATGTACACGAAGTGTTAAAACCTACCTTTGTTGCTTGTGAGTGTTTGATGTTTAATTAAAAAAGTGCatattggatttgtgtgtgtgtgtgtgtgtgcgtgtgtgtgtgcatgtacgcgtgtgtgtgtatgtgtgtgtgtgtgtgagtgttcgtgctagcgcgcgcgcgcgcgcgtgtgtgtgtgtgtgtacgcgcgcgcgcgcgcgcgcgcgtgtgtgtgtgtgagtgttcgtgcgtgctagcgtgtgtgtgtgtgtgtgtgtgtgtgtgtgtgtgtgtgtgtgtgtgtaaggattgCTGAAAGTATTTGTcgacgtgttttgttttttttcagttgtgttCTTTCAGGATGTGTGTTGAATACACTGGGTGAGATCAACAAAGTGTATcagcaggagagagagtgagagatgggcgggagggagggggcgtgggagaagggagggggcgtaggggaggagggagggatcgTGGAGGGCAGGGTTAGGGGTTGGAGTGGTGGTTAGGGGTTAGAGGGCTAGTTAGATGGGTGGTGGAAGGAGAATGTAAGAGAGGGAATGGAACAAGTTCAGACTGGTATTCCTTATTATGGAGACGTTTTATGTTTTATGTGAATCTGAACGACACTTGTTCAATGATTTATATAGACAATTCAGTTTGTATCCTGTACTCCTCTGCATAAAGAATAAACGTATatttaactcccccccccacccccaccccctctctttctctctctctctttctgtacacaggcgcacacatagatagaaagaagacagacagaggttcaGTGTTTTTATTTGATCTTTCCCTGCTGCCTGATGAAACacgttttattattatgattattattattattattattattattattattattattatcatcatcagataCTTCACGACTGTCACTGATAGTAAACAACCGATAACGGTTTGCCTGTTGTTCAGCCTATCTATACCTACTTGTTCGTCTTCCacacgagtgtttgtgtgtgtaggcggtgaggtggggatggagaaaggtggaggctggggtgtggaggggttccTGTTTGTGTTATTATGGGCTGTATGCATTGGGTTAGAATAATTCTCCGCGGatatgtgtgtacctgtcttACTGTAAGATTTACCCCTACTTCAAATGAGACTGTGCGAGATATATGtctatgcagtgtgtgtgagtgtgtgtgtgtgtgtgtgtgtgtgtgtgtgtgtgtgtgtgtgtgtgtgtgtgtgtgttctttatataTCTATAGATAACAAAAGGCGTCCTTGGTTTATATCAGCTcggagataatatatatatatactttatagtTTGTAATCATGTGATGGTACGGATACAACATGGAACGCAGTTTTATACATGTTGAATAATTTGTGATGTGGTTCGCTGAACAATAAAGATTAAAATTATAAATAAATCATTGTGTTCCTTTGTTATGAAATGGATCTGATCACAAGAGTGATAAAGTGATTCCTGAACAGACGTGGCTTCGAAATTCACCATcagcaaacaacaaaatcaaactgaacacacacacgcacacacacacacacacacacacacacacacacacactgcacacacacacatcatacctctgcacgcgcgcgcgcgcacacgcacacacacacacacacacacacctcagcacccacacacatatacctctgcacgcacacacacacacatacctctgcacccacacacatacttctgcacacgcgcgcgcacacacacacacaaaccggaagACAGAGCAAACTGTAAAACAGACACttaaaaacaaacatgacaaacaacaacaacaacaacaacactgaagacaACAAGTTCGTTTTTGTCAGCACACTGCTGGAAAAgtcacaccccacctctcccagATACACACGCTTCGTCACTGTCGCACAAACACAGGGCGGTCATtgaatgccaacacacacacacacacacacacacacacacacacagacgtactcacacacacacacacacacacacacacacacacacacacacacacacacacacacacacaacacacacacacacacacacacacacagacgtactcaca
The sequence above is drawn from the Babylonia areolata isolate BAREFJ2019XMU chromosome 26, ASM4173473v1, whole genome shotgun sequence genome and encodes:
- the LOC143300282 gene encoding uncharacterized protein LOC143300282 codes for the protein MVQTAGRATLLTADHLQLTSGHCSITLRSVLHGQEDDSNNKLRLLLLGVEADCETAGYVQLFNDEQGWQFPLSGRLCGDINSLHTQYLSLTRNVMHVAINSFNATCHPISFKLLVTATTLFGQAGDFQCDNYWKVNGALRCDGYNNCGDWSDEDSFLCGHVSGAFIGLIVGSSLLTLTLLVVVMVTVCRRRRSRRLQKDHLMSSAAVYRHAGSATLAYGSIQNNHNDSDNH